Proteins from a genomic interval of Thunnus thynnus chromosome 5, fThuThy2.1, whole genome shotgun sequence:
- the rassf10a gene encoding ras association domain-containing protein 10, protein MEPEEGKISVWVCREEKLVSGLTKRTTCADVVKVLLEDQNLRQGASAAMLSGSPQSYCVVEKWRGFERILPNKTKILRLWSAWGDEQENVRFVLVKNEASLPNNGPRSAEARVVQSRDSGGPGGVLKGTAKTCWTAAAAAANLSQEKQRRIVRKAFRKLDKMNKKKEQAVSKDKSSVEKMETLVHLVISQDHTIRQQIQRIKELDREIERYEAKVHFDRIKRHGVNYVQDTYMVDSSDASAPSDCKRKAERQDARCTAEALAQFEEYARRCEEVVRLQEELTEREALVESITGEIQEELNRRWMKRRREDRGAEAAKDADSVAEEVCLAASAAPEVEPDVESLSDNELVLEEERIKTQLDTSLYIGLRLKTDLDAIRGDLDLSLALWETKESELLDLLAKVETMEIEQENNKLTDDGKGELGAVSAETEPASASAEKSSVWVEKARGLSKACSTNDEDSDTGLSSMHSQDSDNPPVCESLV, encoded by the coding sequence ATGGAGCCGGAGGAAGGAAAGATCTCGGTGTGGGTCTGTCGGGAGGAGAAACTAGTCTCTGGGCTGACGAAGCGCACCACCTGCGCCGACGTGGTCAAAGTCCTGCTGGAGGACCAGAACCTGCGGCAGGGCGCCTCTGCCGCGATGCTGTCCGGCTCCCCTCAGTCCTACTGCGTGGTGGAGAAATGGAGGGGCTTCGAGAGGATTTTACCCAACAAGACCAAAATCCTCCGGCTCTGGAGCGCCTGGGGAGACGAGCAGGAGAACGTCCGCTTCGTCCTGGTGAAGAACGAGGCTTCGCTGCCCAACAACGGTCCACGTAGCGCCGAGGCCCGAGTGGTCCAGAGCCGGGACAGCGGAGGTCCGGGCGGGGTGCTCAAGGGTACCGCCAAGACCTGCTGGACCGCCGCGGCCGCTGCCGCCAACCTGTCCCAGGAGAAACAGAGGCGCATAGTCAGGAAGGCATTCAGGAAGTTGGATAAgatgaacaaaaagaaagagcagGCTGTTTCTAAAGATAAGAGTTCTGTGGAGAAGATGGAGACGCTGGTTCACCTGGTCATTTCCCAGGACCACACGATCCGCCAGCAGATCCAGAGGATCAAGGAGCTGGACCGGGAGATCGAGCGGTACGAGGCCAAAGTGCACTTCGACCGCATCAAGAGACACGGGGTGAACTATGTGCAGGACACATACATGGTGGACTCCTCGGACGCTTCCGCTCCTTCGGACTGTAAGCGCAAAGCGGAGCGGCAGGACGCGCGGTGCACGGCGGAGGCGCTCGCGCAGTTCGAGGAGTACGCGCGCCGGTGCGAGGAGGTGGTACGGCTGCAGGAGGAGCTGACGGAGCGCGAGGCGCTCGTGGAGAGCATCACCGGGGAGATCCAGGAGGAGCTCAACCGGCGGTGGATGAAGCGGCGGCGCGAAGACAGAGGAGCGGAAGCGGCGAAGGACGCAGACAGCGTAGCGGAGGAGGTGTGTCTGGCCGCGTCTGCCGCTCCAGAAGTAGAGCCAGATGTTGAGAGTCTGTCCGACAACGAGCTcgtgctggaggaggagaggatcaAAACGCAGCTGGATACCAGTCTGTACATCGGCCTGCGGCTGAAGACAGACCTGGACGCCATCAGGGGGGACTTGGACCTGAGTCTGGCACTCTGGGAGACCAAGGAGAGTGAACTGCTGGATCTACTGGCCAAAGTGGAAACCATGGAGATAGAGCAGGAGAACAACAAACTGACTGATGATGGGAAGGGAGAGCTGGGTGCAGTGAGTGCTGAGACTGAGCCTGCGTCAGCGTCAGCAGAGAAGAGCAGCGTCTGGGTGGAGAAGGCCAGAGGTCTGTCAAAGGCCTGCAGCACAAATGACGAGGACTCAGACACGGGCCTGAGCTCCATGCACAGCCAAGACTCTGACAACCCGCCTGTGTGTGAGTCGCTAGTATAG